The Nostoc sp. 'Lobaria pulmonaria (5183) cyanobiont' genome window below encodes:
- the hetI gene encoding 4'-phosphopantetheinyl transferase HetI, which produces MTASNDIWLPAPTDLTLLPDEIHVWHIDLEQPETQLQNLAATLSSDETARAERFYFQEHRQRFIAGRGILRTILGRYLDIKPSQVKFNYQQRGKPVLADAFADSGLAFNLSHSQGLGLCAVNCTRQIGVDLEYIRPMSDLEALAKRFFLPREYEMLRSLSPNQQQEVFFRYWTCKEAYLKATGDGLSQLEQVEVSLTLTEPAKLQITEDWSLFELVPANNYVAAVAVADFGWDLKCWQY; this is translated from the coding sequence ATGACCGCTTCTAATGATATTTGGCTACCTGCACCGACGGATTTAACTTTGCTACCGGATGAGATTCATGTCTGGCACATAGACCTTGAGCAACCGGAAACACAACTGCAAAATTTAGCAGCAACTCTTTCCAGTGACGAAACGGCTCGTGCTGAACGGTTCTATTTTCAGGAACATCGACAGCGTTTCATTGCTGGTCGTGGTATTTTGCGAACTATATTAGGTCGCTATTTGGATATCAAGCCATCACAAGTAAAGTTTAATTATCAACAGCGTGGCAAACCAGTATTAGCAGATGCATTTGCTGATAGTGGACTGGCGTTTAACTTATCTCATTCCCAAGGTTTGGGTTTGTGTGCGGTGAATTGCACTCGTCAAATTGGTGTAGACCTAGAATATATTCGCCCGATGTCTGATTTAGAAGCTCTTGCCAAACGGTTCTTTTTACCGAGAGAATATGAGATGTTGCGATCGCTATCTCCCAACCAACAGCAGGAGGTATTTTTCCGTTACTGGACTTGTAAGGAAGCTTATTTAAAGGCAACTGGAGACGGACTATCCCAGTTAGAGCAAGTTGAAGTATCCCTGACTCTCACAGAACCAGCCAAGTTACAGATAACTGAAGACTGGAGTCTTTTTGAACTAGTACCTGCTAACAATTATGTTGCTGCTGTTGCAGTGGCGGATTTTGGCTGGGACTTAAAATGCTGGCAATATTAA
- a CDS encoding YheT family hydrolase, with protein sequence MICYTPPYNPSWFLQNGVMMTIYTALWGSRYWESTNQNPEPSYHEKIFIGGQGVPIFGLVAIPENAHSTIIGTYGITGELKTEWSLRVLGRKAYAQGYAVVLFDWRAHGKTADLSPTLTSDGLYEGEDYVRIAAAAKAMGCPGKFWFTGFSLGGQLALWALKVSGEVIREHGDLGLEDSDIGGGMVICPSLDSERSLSYLVTKPFGRYLEAGIAQNLKKLAWRIHDAHPGSLNPEAIERANSIWGFDNELVIKQLGFPSVEAYYQASSALQVLPQISKPTLILYAADDPLFDPAIIPELQDACDRNPAIDLFLTQYGGHVGYLSSKECQRQVQDSDPWWAWNRVLEWLEQQRK encoded by the coding sequence ATGATCTGTTATACTCCCCCCTACAATCCGTCTTGGTTTTTACAAAATGGTGTAATGATGACTATATACACCGCTTTGTGGGGAAGCCGTTACTGGGAAAGTACTAATCAAAACCCAGAACCGTCTTATCACGAAAAAATCTTTATAGGTGGGCAAGGTGTGCCAATTTTTGGCTTGGTTGCCATTCCTGAAAATGCTCATAGCACAATTATTGGTACTTATGGCATTACTGGAGAGTTAAAGACGGAATGGTCTTTGAGGGTGCTAGGACGTAAAGCCTACGCTCAAGGGTACGCTGTAGTGTTATTTGATTGGCGTGCCCACGGTAAAACCGCCGACTTGTCGCCAACTCTGACTTCTGATGGATTGTATGAGGGGGAAGATTATGTTCGCATTGCCGCTGCTGCTAAGGCAATGGGATGTCCGGGAAAATTCTGGTTTACAGGATTTTCTTTAGGAGGGCAATTGGCGCTATGGGCGCTGAAAGTCTCTGGTGAAGTGATTAGAGAGCATGGAGATTTAGGGCTAGAAGATAGCGATATTGGTGGTGGTATGGTGATTTGTCCCAGTTTAGATTCTGAGCGATCGCTATCTTATCTGGTAACAAAACCCTTTGGCAGATATTTGGAAGCAGGGATTGCCCAAAATTTAAAAAAACTAGCGTGGCGAATCCATGATGCCCACCCTGGAAGCCTTAATCCAGAAGCGATTGAACGGGCGAACAGCATTTGGGGTTTTGATAATGAATTGGTAATTAAGCAACTAGGTTTTCCTTCTGTGGAAGCATATTACCAAGCTAGTAGTGCTTTACAAGTATTGCCACAAATCTCGAAACCGACTTTGATTCTATATGCTGCTGATGACCCACTTTTTGACCCAGCCATTATACCGGAATTGCAAGATGCCTGCGATCGCAATCCGGCAATAGATTTGTTCCTCACTCAATACGGCGGTCATGTTGGGTATTTAAGCAGTAAAGAGTGCCAGCGTCAGGTACAAGATTCCGATCCTTGGTGGGCATGGAATCGGGTTTTAGAATGGTTGGAGCAACAAAGAAAATAA
- a CDS encoding response regulator transcription factor: MPRILVIDDDPAISELVAVNLEMAGYDVSQAEDGIKGQALALQLQPDLIMLDLMLPRVDGFTVCQRLRRDDRTSEIPVLMLTALSQTQDKVEGFNAGADDYLTKPFEVEELLARVRALLRRTDRIPQAAKHSEILNYGSLTLVPERFEAIWFNETVKLTHLEFELLHCLLQRHGQTVSPSEILREVWGYDPDDDIETIRVHIRHLRTKLEPDPRHPRYIKTVYGAGYCLELPGIPPSNEGASVTVVE, encoded by the coding sequence ATGCCGAGGATTCTTGTCATAGACGATGACCCAGCGATTTCAGAACTAGTTGCCGTCAACTTGGAAATGGCTGGCTACGATGTTAGTCAAGCTGAAGACGGCATCAAAGGTCAAGCGCTGGCTCTCCAGCTACAACCAGACTTGATCATGCTCGATTTAATGTTGCCCAGGGTAGATGGGTTTACTGTTTGCCAACGTCTGCGGCGCGACGATCGCACCTCTGAGATTCCGGTGTTAATGTTGACGGCTTTGAGCCAAACTCAGGATAAGGTGGAAGGCTTCAATGCTGGCGCAGATGACTACCTCACCAAACCTTTTGAAGTTGAAGAACTGCTGGCGCGGGTGCGGGCACTTTTGCGGCGTACTGACCGGATTCCCCAAGCTGCAAAGCATAGTGAGATTCTCAACTATGGCTCATTAACCCTCGTTCCCGAAAGATTTGAGGCAATATGGTTCAACGAGACGGTGAAATTGACTCACTTGGAATTTGAGCTACTTCACTGCTTGCTGCAACGCCACGGTCAAACAGTTTCTCCCAGCGAAATCCTCAGAGAAGTTTGGGGCTACGATCCTGATGATGACATAGAAACGATTCGAGTCCATATTCGCCACTTAAGAACCAAGCTAGAACCAGATCCCCGCCACCCCCGCTATATCAAGACAGTATATGGTGCTGGATACTGTCTTGAATTACCCGGTATCCCTCCATCAAACGAAGGGGCTTCGGTAACAGTCGTTGAATGA
- a CDS encoding methyltransferase domain-containing protein, with product MSATLYQQIQQFYDASSGLWEQIWGEHMHHGYYGADGSEKKDRRQAQIDLIEELLNWAGVQAAENILDVGCGIGGSSLYLAEKFNAKATGITLSPVQAARATERATEANLSLKTQFQVANAQAMPFADNSFDLVWSLESGEHMPDKTKFLQECYRVLKPGGKLIMVTWCHRPTDNLPLTADEEKHLQDIYRVYCLPYVISLPEYEGIARQLPLNNIRTADWSTAVAPFWNVVIDSAFTPQALWGLLNAGWATIQGALSLGLMRRGYERGLVRFGLLCGNK from the coding sequence ATGAGTGCAACACTTTACCAGCAAATTCAGCAGTTCTACGATGCTTCCTCTGGTCTGTGGGAACAGATTTGGGGCGAACATATGCACCACGGCTACTATGGGGCTGATGGTAGTGAGAAAAAAGACCGTCGGCAAGCGCAAATTGATTTAATCGAAGAACTGCTCAATTGGGCGGGGGTACAAGCAGCAGAAAATATCCTCGATGTGGGTTGTGGGATTGGTGGCAGTTCTTTATACCTGGCAGAAAAGTTTAATGCTAAGGCCACAGGAATTACTTTGAGTCCTGTGCAAGCTGCCAGAGCAACGGAACGCGCAACGGAAGCGAATTTGAGTCTTAAAACTCAGTTTCAGGTCGCCAATGCTCAAGCAATGCCCTTTGCTGATAATTCTTTTGATTTGGTTTGGTCGCTGGAAAGCGGCGAACACATGCCAGACAAAACTAAGTTTCTCCAGGAATGTTATCGGGTATTGAAACCTGGTGGCAAGTTAATTATGGTGACTTGGTGTCATCGACCGACTGATAATTTACCACTGACGGCAGATGAGGAAAAGCATTTGCAGGATATTTATCGGGTATATTGTTTGCCTTATGTAATTTCTTTACCAGAGTATGAAGGCATAGCCCGTCAACTTCCATTAAACAATATTCGCACCGCCGATTGGTCAACCGCCGTCGCCCCCTTTTGGAATGTAGTAATTGATTCGGCGTTCACTCCCCAAGCACTTTGGGGCTTACTCAATGCCGGTTGGGCTACCATTCAAGGGGCGTTATCACTGGGGTTGATGCGTCGCGGTTATGAACGCGGGTTAGTTCGGTTTGGCTTATTGTGTGGGAATAAGTAG
- the queA gene encoding tRNA preQ1(34) S-adenosylmethionine ribosyltransferase-isomerase QueA yields the protein MKDTSNPQEKDLELDCSVASYDYKLPPELIAQNPAVPRDSSRLLVVDSLTSGTETAPLHHIFHDLPALLRSGDLLVMNNTKVIPARLYGHKSTGAKIEVLLLEERQYNCWLALVKPGKSFKQGAKIVFEARQLGIGDYKDSSPVPSPQLTATVLETDAATGGRLLQFDVPEGKTLVQLLEVFGEVPLPPYITTSSAADEQYQTVYAKQPGAIAAPTAGLHFTPELLQKLRDRKINQAFVTLHVGVGTFRPVEVEDVTTHQMHEEWIEVPAATVEQIRATKAAGGRIIAVGTTAVRALEGAAQSGNLQPFCGKTDLFIYPGYQWRVVDGLITNFHLPRSSLLMLVSALIGRQRLLNIYNEAIAFGYRFYSFGDAMLILPSAVGVGS from the coding sequence TTGAAAGATACTTCTAACCCACAAGAAAAAGATTTGGAATTAGATTGCTCGGTAGCTAGCTATGACTACAAACTACCTCCAGAACTCATTGCCCAAAATCCAGCAGTTCCTAGAGATAGTTCGCGGTTACTAGTAGTTGATTCTCTCACTTCAGGCACCGAAACAGCACCCCTACACCACATTTTCCATGATTTGCCTGCACTGCTGCGCTCTGGTGATTTGTTGGTTATGAACAATACAAAAGTCATTCCAGCGCGGCTTTATGGTCATAAATCCACTGGTGCTAAAATCGAGGTGTTGCTGTTGGAAGAACGGCAGTATAACTGTTGGTTAGCTTTAGTTAAGCCAGGAAAAAGCTTCAAACAGGGAGCGAAGATTGTTTTTGAAGCAAGGCAATTGGGGATTGGGGATTATAAAGATTCTTCCCCAGTCCCCAGCCCCCAGCTAACGGCTACGGTTCTAGAAACAGATGCAGCAACCGGGGGGCGTTTGTTGCAATTTGATGTACCAGAAGGAAAGACTTTGGTACAACTGTTAGAGGTATTTGGGGAAGTACCATTACCACCGTACATCACTACCTCATCAGCAGCTGATGAGCAGTATCAGACAGTTTATGCCAAACAGCCAGGAGCGATCGCAGCTCCAACGGCAGGATTACACTTTACCCCAGAATTATTACAAAAGTTGCGCGATCGCAAAATCAATCAAGCTTTTGTGACGCTACACGTTGGTGTCGGCACATTTCGCCCTGTGGAAGTAGAGGACGTAACTACCCATCAGATGCATGAAGAATGGATTGAAGTTCCCGCTGCTACAGTAGAGCAAATCCGCGCCACTAAAGCTGCTGGCGGTCGAATTATTGCTGTGGGAACAACGGCAGTACGGGCTTTAGAAGGGGCGGCTCAATCTGGTAATTTACAACCATTTTGCGGTAAAACAGATTTGTTTATTTATCCCGGCTACCAATGGCGGGTGGTGGATGGTTTGATTACGAATTTTCACTTACCGCGTTCTAGTTTGTTGATGTTGGTAAGTGCGCTAATTGGCAGACAACGGTTATTAAATATATACAACGAAGCGATCGCTTTTGGATATCGCTTTTATTCATTCGGTGATGCCATGCTAATTTTGCCGTCAGCTGTGGGAGTAGGGAGTTAG
- a CDS encoding YraN family protein, translating to MHYQDIGSLGEDLVAEWLQSTGWIILHRRFSSRWGEIDIIAEYDGRTGEKHLTQHSLLAFVEVKTRSSGSWDAGGRSAITPQKQTKIWRTAGIFLAQYPEKADYSCRFDVAIVYCQRISKNLTGVTANQEALATSLVSGYKFKLQEYILAAFDSSIDNG from the coding sequence ATGCATTATCAAGATATTGGTTCATTAGGAGAAGACCTAGTAGCCGAATGGTTGCAATCTACAGGTTGGATAATTCTCCATCGTCGCTTTTCTAGTCGCTGGGGAGAAATCGATATTATTGCTGAATATGATGGACGAACTGGGGAAAAACACCTTACTCAGCACTCATTATTGGCATTTGTTGAAGTCAAAACCCGTAGTTCAGGCAGTTGGGATGCCGGGGGAAGAAGCGCAATCACTCCACAAAAGCAGACAAAAATCTGGCGTACAGCTGGAATATTCTTAGCCCAGTACCCTGAGAAGGCAGATTATTCTTGTAGATTTGATGTTGCTATTGTCTACTGTCAAAGGATATCAAAAAATCTGACTGGAGTTACAGCAAATCAGGAAGCTTTAGCTACTTCATTAGTATCCGGATACAAGTTTAAGCTGCAAGAATACATTCTGGCAGCTTTCGACTCTTCAATTGATAATGGTTAA
- a CDS encoding pentapeptide repeat-containing protein: MNSKLSARIWASILSLFLWGIVSITATVGFAPTALALEYNKEILVEADFSGRDLTDSSFTKANLRQSNFSRANLNGVSFFAANLESANLEGSDLRNSTLDSARLVRANLTNALLEGAFAANARFDGAIIDGADFTDTLLRPDEQKKLCKLAKGTNPITGRDTRDTLFCP, encoded by the coding sequence ATGAATTCTAAGTTAAGCGCCCGGATTTGGGCAAGTATACTCAGCTTATTCCTCTGGGGAATAGTTAGCATCACCGCAACTGTCGGTTTTGCTCCAACAGCTTTGGCACTTGAATATAATAAAGAAATTTTGGTCGAGGCTGATTTCTCAGGACGTGATTTAACAGACTCTAGCTTTACTAAAGCTAATCTTCGCCAGAGCAACTTCAGCCGAGCTAATTTGAACGGTGTCAGTTTCTTTGCAGCAAATTTGGAGTCTGCGAATTTGGAGGGTTCTGATTTGAGAAATTCCACTTTAGACTCAGCTCGTTTAGTCAGAGCAAATTTAACAAATGCACTGTTGGAGGGTGCTTTTGCTGCTAATGCCAGATTTGATGGTGCAATCATTGATGGGGCAGATTTTACCGATACGCTGCTGCGTCCCGATGAGCAAAAAAAATTGTGCAAACTTGCTAAGGGAACTAATCCTATTACAGGACGAGATACGCGTGACACGTTGTTTTGTCCTTAG
- a CDS encoding Uma2 family endonuclease yields the protein MSETLADIAIPPQFPDHTQLPESDGTFVKNFQEHPQTVILTDSIAQVLQRVHPDGQYCIGQDCGIYWRETNPPEKGAAAPDWFYVPGVSSRLDGKNRRSYVLWREYIPPLIAIELASGNGDEERDVTPLPLAGSQEGAKPGKFWVYERIIRIPYYAIYEISNGKLEVYHLVDFSYHKMQPNERGHYPITPLGVEVGLWQGSYLNNPQQFWLRWWDLEGNLLLIGQEEAELQRQRAEQAERKAAQLAERLRAMGIDPDVE from the coding sequence ATGAGTGAAACACTTGCTGATATTGCCATACCACCCCAGTTTCCCGATCACACTCAACTACCAGAGTCTGATGGTACGTTTGTGAAAAATTTTCAAGAGCATCCCCAAACCGTCATTTTGACAGACTCAATTGCTCAAGTTTTGCAACGCGTACATCCAGATGGACAGTATTGCATTGGTCAAGATTGTGGTATCTACTGGCGAGAAACCAATCCACCAGAAAAAGGAGCAGCAGCACCCGACTGGTTTTATGTCCCTGGTGTATCATCAAGGCTAGATGGCAAAAACCGTCGCTCTTATGTTTTGTGGCGGGAATACATACCTCCATTGATTGCCATAGAACTAGCTAGTGGTAATGGTGATGAAGAACGAGATGTCACTCCTTTACCTTTAGCTGGTAGTCAGGAAGGCGCAAAACCAGGTAAATTCTGGGTATATGAGCGAATAATCCGAATTCCCTACTATGCAATCTATGAAATTAGTAATGGCAAACTTGAGGTTTATCACCTGGTAGATTTTTCATACCACAAAATGCAGCCTAATGAGCGAGGCCACTACCCAATTACTCCTTTAGGAGTGGAAGTAGGGTTATGGCAGGGAAGCTACTTGAATAATCCTCAGCAATTTTGGTTGCGCTGGTGGGATTTAGAGGGAAATCTGTTACTGATTGGTCAAGAAGAAGCCGAGTTGCAAAGGCAAAGAGCCGAGCAAGCAGAACGAAAAGCTGCACAATTAGCAGAACGGCTCAGGGCAATGGGTATCGATCCAGATGTAGAGTAA
- a CDS encoding tetratricopeptide repeat protein has translation MQQKKYKQQSQGNQNYTGKTKNAPNYVQKGLICYRDRDFLGAIENFTQALELNPNNAQLHYQRGLANTKGEFQKEAIEDFTQAINLNPQYIDAYYQRGHVHYSLGDNLKAIEDYSEIIFLNPNEALAYFYRGFVRSNLGEMQEAIGNYSQALKIKPDLAEAYFHRGVAYYRLKDLHRAIEDYNYTLQIYPNFAEAYSRRGLAHYCLGNYQVALEDYSQAVQINCEDTLTYYYRGLVHENLSDYIKALKDYNQVLKINPAFTEAYYNRGSVHYNLGNYQQALEDLNQLLRINPNNSQAYNKRSSIRAALKDYQGAMEDLKNAS, from the coding sequence TTGCAACAGAAGAAATATAAACAACAATCTCAAGGGAACCAGAATTATACCGGAAAGACAAAAAATGCTCCTAATTATGTTCAAAAAGGGCTAATATGTTATCGAGATCGGGATTTTTTGGGAGCAATTGAGAACTTTACCCAAGCACTAGAGCTTAACCCCAATAATGCCCAGTTACACTACCAAAGAGGGCTAGCCAATACTAAAGGAGAATTTCAGAAAGAGGCGATTGAAGATTTTACTCAAGCTATTAACCTAAACCCTCAATATATAGATGCTTACTACCAGAGGGGTCATGTTCACTACAGTTTGGGAGATAATCTAAAAGCAATTGAGGATTACAGCGAAATAATATTCCTTAATCCCAATGAAGCCTTAGCTTACTTCTACCGTGGTTTTGTCCGTAGCAATCTGGGAGAGATGCAGGAAGCCATTGGTAATTACAGCCAAGCATTGAAAATTAAGCCTGACCTTGCTGAAGCTTATTTTCACCGAGGAGTTGCCTATTATCGCTTAAAAGACTTACATAGAGCAATTGAGGATTACAATTATACTTTACAGATATATCCCAACTTTGCTGAAGCTTACAGTCGGCGGGGGCTTGCACACTATTGCCTGGGAAATTACCAAGTAGCACTTGAAGATTATTCCCAAGCCGTGCAAATTAATTGTGAAGATACTCTAACATACTACTACCGTGGACTTGTGCATGAGAACTTAAGTGACTATATCAAAGCACTTAAGGACTATAACCAAGTTTTGAAAATCAATCCCGCCTTTACCGAAGCTTACTATAACCGGGGTAGTGTTCATTACAATCTGGGAAACTATCAACAAGCACTTGAAGATTTAAATCAATTACTGCGTATTAATCCTAACAATTCTCAAGCTTATAACAAACGAAGTAGCATTCGTGCTGCCCTGAAAGATTACCAAGGTGCAATGGAGGACTTAAAAAACGCTTCATAA
- a CDS encoding N-acetylmuramoyl-L-alanine amidase, with protein MKNLLGLVILGFILSSSIALAQPSLIVIFPQTNYQTSAQKIFFLGTAPPDGQVLINSKPITRSKAGHFSPSFPLQLGENLFTVRRQNQELKIKVIRLNTSPELPQGVAFAKDSLTPAVDIARLPGEVICFSAIAPPNANVSVTLANQTTALLPQPQQAQLPSNLAALTGQNQPHAQFRVGNYQGCTTVATAADLGKPQFQLTLDGKTITQPGSGKIEILSRAQLPVSEVTVESGVARTGPSTDHSRLTPLPKGTRATVTGREGEWLRLDYGAWINSKETRILPGAVPPQTIIRSVGYRQLPSVTEIVFPLQVPVPVSVQQSEGAFALTLYNTTAQTDIIRLDDDPLIYRLDWQQEAPGQVKYTFNLKKAQQWGYKLRYDATTLVLALRHPPKIGNTRRKLLANFKIVLDPGHGGKESGASGPTGYLEKDVNLVVSKLLRDELVKEGATVVMTREDDKEVSLVERQTIISREEPAIAISIHHNSLPDDGDAEKIKGFAAFWYQPQAHNLAMFLHNYVVKKLGKPSYGVFWDNLALTRPTAAPSVLLELGFMSNPDEFEQIVNPEVQKKTADAIAQGITEWFMSVK; from the coding sequence GTGAAAAACCTCTTAGGACTAGTAATATTAGGCTTTATTCTCTCTTCCTCCATAGCATTGGCACAGCCATCTCTTATAGTCATTTTTCCTCAGACAAACTACCAGACAAGTGCCCAAAAAATCTTTTTTCTGGGCACTGCACCACCAGATGGTCAGGTTTTGATCAATAGTAAGCCAATTACCCGCAGCAAAGCTGGTCATTTTTCCCCTAGTTTCCCCTTGCAATTGGGGGAGAATCTTTTTACTGTGCGTCGCCAGAATCAAGAACTTAAGATTAAGGTGATCAGGCTTAACACTAGCCCTGAGTTACCACAGGGGGTAGCCTTTGCGAAAGATTCCCTGACTCCCGCAGTTGACATTGCCAGATTACCGGGAGAAGTAATTTGTTTTAGCGCGATCGCACCCCCTAATGCTAATGTCTCTGTAACCCTGGCTAATCAAACTACTGCCCTTTTACCGCAACCTCAACAAGCACAACTACCAAGTAATTTGGCTGCTTTGACAGGGCAAAATCAGCCTCATGCCCAGTTTAGAGTAGGTAATTATCAAGGTTGCACCACAGTGGCAACAGCCGCCGATCTAGGAAAACCTCAATTTCAACTAACGCTTGACGGCAAGACGATAACTCAACCAGGATCTGGTAAGATTGAAATCCTCTCAAGAGCTCAATTGCCAGTTTCTGAGGTTACAGTAGAGTCAGGCGTTGCTCGTACTGGCCCTAGCACCGATCATTCTCGACTCACACCACTGCCCAAAGGCACACGCGCAACAGTGACAGGTAGGGAAGGTGAATGGTTGCGCCTAGATTATGGCGCTTGGATTAATAGTAAAGAAACCCGCATTCTACCTGGTGCAGTTCCGCCACAAACAATAATTCGCAGTGTCGGATACCGTCAACTCCCTAGTGTGACAGAGATAGTTTTCCCCTTGCAAGTTCCTGTACCCGTGAGCGTACAACAAAGTGAGGGTGCTTTCGCTCTCACTCTCTACAATACCACTGCCCAAACAGACATAATTCGCCTGGATGATGACCCCCTAATTTATCGCCTTGACTGGCAACAGGAAGCCCCAGGACAAGTAAAATACACCTTTAACCTCAAAAAAGCTCAACAGTGGGGATACAAGCTGAGATACGACGCTACAACCCTGGTTTTGGCTTTGCGTCATCCGCCTAAAATCGGGAACACAAGACGCAAGCTTTTAGCTAATTTCAAGATTGTACTAGATCCAGGGCATGGCGGTAAAGAATCTGGTGCCAGTGGCCCAACTGGATATTTAGAAAAAGATGTAAATTTGGTGGTATCTAAGTTGCTGCGCGACGAGTTGGTGAAGGAAGGAGCAACGGTAGTGATGACGCGGGAGGATGATAAGGAGGTTTCGCTAGTAGAACGTCAGACAATTATTAGTCGAGAAGAACCTGCGATCGCTATTTCCATACATCACAACTCTCTACCCGATGATGGTGATGCCGAAAAAATCAAGGGATTTGCCGCTTTTTGGTATCAACCACAAGCCCATAACCTCGCAATGTTTTTACATAACTATGTAGTCAAAAAACTCGGCAAACCTTCTTATGGTGTGTTTTGGGATAACCTGGCGCTGACACGTCCGACAGCTGCACCATCGGTGTTGCTGGAATTGGGTTTTATGAGTAATCCCGATGAATTTGAGCAGATAGTGAACCCAGAGGTACAGAAGAAAACAGCTGATGCGATCGCTCAGGGGATTACTGAGTGGTTTATGAGTGTTAAATAA
- a CDS encoding CTP synthase gives MTKFIFVTGGVVSSIGKGIVAASLGRLLKSRKYSVSILKLDPYINIDPGTMSPFQHGEVFVTQDGAETDLDLGHYERFTDTSMSRLNCVTTGSIYQAVINKERRGDYNGGTVQVIPHITNEIKERILRVAKSTNPSVVITEIGGTVGDIESLPFLEAIRQFRKEVGRQNVLYMHVTLVPWIASAGEMKTKPTQHSVKELRSIGIQPDILVCRSDRPLPKGLKQKLSGFCDVPEECVITSQDAKSIYEVPLNLEREGMAEQVLNLLQMEQRKPDLTQWQTLVKRLHSPKHEVEIAIVGKYVQLSDAYLSVVEALNHAAISTYGKLRLRWVNSEDLETESAENYLEGVDGIVVPGGFGVRGVDGKIAAIKYARDRQIPFLGLCLGMQCSVIEWARNVGGLTDANSAEFDPYTIDPVINLLPEQQEVVDLGGTMRLGLYPCRVLPDTLAFKLYQEDVIYERHRHRYEFNNAYRDLLSKSGYVISGTSPDGRLVEIVELPKHPFFLACQFHPEFQSRPSTPHPLFKGFIQTAIALSLSTSSTPTPLEVS, from the coding sequence ATGACTAAGTTTATCTTTGTTACTGGAGGCGTAGTTTCCAGTATTGGTAAGGGCATTGTAGCAGCAAGTCTAGGGCGTTTGCTCAAGTCGCGCAAATATTCGGTGTCGATTCTCAAACTTGACCCTTATATTAATATTGATCCTGGCACAATGAGTCCTTTTCAGCATGGGGAAGTATTCGTTACCCAGGATGGTGCGGAGACAGATTTAGACTTGGGGCATTACGAACGCTTTACCGATACCTCAATGTCGCGCTTAAATTGTGTGACTACTGGCTCGATTTACCAGGCAGTTATCAATAAAGAGCGGCGCGGAGACTACAATGGCGGTACTGTACAGGTTATTCCTCATATTACCAATGAAATTAAAGAGCGGATTCTGCGAGTAGCTAAAAGTACAAACCCTTCTGTAGTAATCACAGAAATTGGCGGGACGGTGGGAGATATTGAATCACTGCCGTTTTTAGAAGCGATTCGCCAGTTCCGTAAAGAGGTGGGACGGCAGAATGTGCTGTATATGCACGTAACACTGGTGCCGTGGATTGCCTCTGCGGGTGAAATGAAAACTAAGCCAACACAGCATTCAGTTAAGGAACTGAGATCCATTGGTATTCAACCAGATATTTTAGTTTGTCGGAGCGATCGCCCTTTACCCAAAGGATTAAAGCAGAAATTGTCGGGATTTTGCGATGTGCCGGAAGAATGCGTCATCACTTCCCAAGATGCCAAAAGTATCTATGAAGTACCGCTGAATCTAGAACGAGAAGGAATGGCAGAACAAGTGCTGAACTTGCTGCAAATGGAACAACGTAAACCAGATTTGACGCAGTGGCAAACCCTGGTAAAACGCTTACATAGTCCTAAGCACGAGGTAGAAATTGCCATTGTTGGTAAATATGTGCAGTTAAGTGATGCCTATCTATCTGTAGTGGAAGCGTTGAACCATGCTGCAATCTCCACTTATGGCAAACTGCGTCTGCGTTGGGTAAATTCAGAAGATTTGGAAACTGAATCAGCCGAAAATTATCTTGAGGGTGTCGATGGCATAGTTGTACCAGGAGGTTTCGGGGTTCGGGGGGTGGATGGTAAAATTGCCGCGATTAAATACGCCCGCGATCGCCAAATTCCCTTCTTGGGTTTATGCCTGGGTATGCAATGTTCTGTGATTGAATGGGCCAGAAACGTAGGAGGATTAACAGATGCCAATAGTGCTGAATTTGACCCTTATACAATTGATCCGGTAATAAATTTATTGCCAGAACAGCAGGAAGTAGTGGATTTAGGGGGTACAATGCGCTTAGGATTATATCCTTGTCGTGTTCTCCCTGATACTTTAGCTTTTAAGCTTTATCAAGAAGATGTGATTTATGAACGACATCGACATCGCTATGAATTCAACAATGCTTACCGCGATTTGTTGTCAAAGTCTGGCTATGTAATTAGTGGTACTTCTCCCGATGGACGCTTAGTTGAAATTGTGGAATTACCCAAGCACCCATTCTTTCTTGCTTGCCAATTTCATCCAGAATTTCAATCACGCCCCAGTACACCTCATCCCTTGTTTAAAGGATTCATTCAAACAGCGATCGCTCTTTCTCTTTCGACATCTAGTACACCAACGCCATTGGAGGTGTCATAA